The window AAGAAAGACCTCGTCGATGAAGAAATGCTGGAACTGGTCACCATGGATGCGGAAGAGGTCATCGAGGGAACTGCGCTAAAAGGCGCTCCCATTATCGTCACTTCTGCCACCACCGGGGAAGGCTTGCCCGATCTGCTGGCCGCTATCGATAAGCTGCTGGATGCCACCACACCGCGCAGAGATATCGGCAAACCGAGGTTACCGATCGATCGGGTATTTACCATGAAAGGTTTTGGCACAGTGGTCACCGGCACGCTGATCGATGGCAAGTTCACCACAGGACAGGAGGTGGAAATCCTGCCCTCCGGACAGCGAACCCATATTCGAGGATTACAAACCCATAAGAAGAAAGCCGATATCGCCCTTCCGGGCAGCCGGGTAGCGGTTAATCTGGCCGGCATCGCTACCGAGGAATTGCAGAGAGGACTGGTTATCACCACTCCGGGTTGGCTCAAACCCACCCGGTCTGTTGACGCCAGACTCCGGACCACCACCGATCTGCCCCAACCCATCAATCATAACAAAACGGTCACTTTCTATACGGGGGCCAGCGAGGTTCCCGGAAGGGTTCGCCTTCTGGACCAGGAGAAGCTGGGCCGCGGGGAAAGCGGATGGGTGCAGATCCTCTTGAACGAACCGGTAGCCGCATCCACCGGCGATCTGTTCATTATCCGCTCATCGGAAGGGACACTGGGCGGAGGAATAATCGTCGATACTCAAGCCAGGCGTCACCGCCGATTCCAGGCCGGCGTCATCGAAAGCCTTCAAAATCGTGCTAAAGGGTCGCCTGAAGATATCCTGATGGCTTCCGTGGAAGCAAGCGAGGGCGCTGAGGTCAAAATACTGCTATCGAAGTGCAGTCTCTCCCCGGAGGAGGGGAAAAAGGCGCTTGAAGTTCTGGTTTCCCAAAATCGAGTTTTGATCCTCGGTTCGGAAGGCCCCCATCCCCTCATTTTTTCGGCCGGCGGCTGGAATCGGATAGCTTCGGAAGCGCAAAAAGCCGTCCAAGCCTATCACGATCAGTTCCCTTTGCGATCAGGCATGCCCAAGGAGGAACTCCGGAGCAGGCTCAAAATCTCTTCTCAAAATTTCGGCAGTGCTTTATGTCAACTCGCCAGCGATCAGCTATTGGTGGAGGAAGGGACATCGGTGAGGCTTTCCTCTCATCAGGTCAAGGTCACCGCCCGGCAGCAAACCGAAATCGACATCTTTCTGAAGTCGCTTTCAGAAGACCAATTCTCGCCATCGATAGAATCCCTGCCGGCCGCAGATATTCTCGCCATGCTCATCGATCAACGGCGGATTATCAAAGTGAGCGATAGCGTTTTCTTTTCCGCTTCAGCCTATGATGAAATGGTCAAGCGGGTCACCGAACACATGAAATCCACCGGCAAGATCACCGTCGCCGAGGTGAGGGACATGTTCAAAACAAGCCGAAAATACGCGCTCGCCCTGATGGAACATCTTGACGAGCAGAAGATCACCCGCCGGGTGGGTGACGAACGAGTTCTGCGATGATCCCAGCGGGTCTACCGTTTGCTCACGAAGAATGGCATTGCACCAAACGTTTGTGGTTCGACAGGCTCACCATGAACGGAATACTTTCTTTCGCCGTTCGCCCTGAGCTTGTCGAAGGGAAGCGAAGAAAGAAAGGCCTTAAAGCTGAATAGATCAAGCAACGATTAACATCTAATCGGACCAGCCATGAAGGAGTCAACAATGGAATATATCTGGGCGCCTTGGAGAATCAACTATATCCTGAGCGAAAAGGAGAATGGCTGCATTCTCTGCCAGAAGCCAAAACAGGATCGCGATAAGGAGAATCTGCTGCTCTACCGGGGCAAACACAACCTTATTATGTTGAACCTGTATCCGTACAATCCCGGACATCTCATGGTAACCCCATATCGACACATCCAGTCCCTGGAAGCGATGGGAGACGAGGAAATGCTGGAGCATTTTCGACTGGTGAGCCGGTGCGTCAACGTGCTGAAGGAAACGATGCACCCTGATGGCTTCAACATGGGGATCAATCTGGGTAAAGT is drawn from Dehalococcoidia bacterium and contains these coding sequences:
- a CDS encoding SelB C-terminal domain-containing protein, with translation KKDLVDEEMLELVTMDAEEVIEGTALKGAPIIVTSATTGEGLPDLLAAIDKLLDATTPRRDIGKPRLPIDRVFTMKGFGTVVTGTLIDGKFTTGQEVEILPSGQRTHIRGLQTHKKKADIALPGSRVAVNLAGIATEELQRGLVITTPGWLKPTRSVDARLRTTTDLPQPINHNKTVTFYTGASEVPGRVRLLDQEKLGRGESGWVQILLNEPVAASTGDLFIIRSSEGTLGGGIIVDTQARRHRRFQAGVIESLQNRAKGSPEDILMASVEASEGAEVKILLSKCSLSPEEGKKALEVLVSQNRVLILGSEGPHPLIFSAGGWNRIASEAQKAVQAYHDQFPLRSGMPKEELRSRLKISSQNFGSALCQLASDQLLVEEGTSVRLSSHQVKVTARQQTEIDIFLKSLSEDQFSPSIESLPAADILAMLIDQRRIIKVSDSVFFSASAYDEMVKRVTEHMKSTGKITVAEVRDMFKTSRKYALALMEHLDEQKITRRVGDERVLR
- a CDS encoding HIT domain-containing protein, encoding MEYIWAPWRINYILSEKENGCILCQKPKQDRDKENLLLYRGKHNLIMLNLYPYNPGHLMVTPYRHIQSLEAMGDEEMLEHFRLVSRCVNVLKETMHPDGFNMGINLGKVAGAGIDDHIHTHIVPRWNGDTNFLPVISDTRAVPEALAATYDKLVHKFA